The Coregonus clupeaformis isolate EN_2021a chromosome 13, ASM2061545v1, whole genome shotgun sequence genome includes a region encoding these proteins:
- the gps2 gene encoding G protein pathway suppressor 2 isoform X1, which produces MPALLERPKLSNAMARALHKHIMRERDRKRQEEEEVDKMMEQKQKEEEERKRKKEVEERMSLDETKEQIMKMGEKLQGLQEEKHQLFLQLKKVLHEEEKRRRKEQSDMTTLTSATYQPSMAIHSHSGQHLLSMQASQVSHGRSAALLGERSKQLFQSPVLPGRHYQSQPGMSSGGLEHGQYTASQAAHGPYGQLTQAQHASPFAPSQTVPVSYASSSQLRGASAFQAMQYLPHQQQGYAVHSHFTSQPGFIPSAGIPLQKQLEHANQQSGFTDSSALRTMHPQALHASAAGLLPTPSLAVQITPAKSGLPYTNPPRPASPGSFTHGTPPQQAHPATFQSSPQPAPRHAYLSHSQSGQRFYHHTK; this is translated from the exons ATGCCTGCTCTACTAGAGAGGCCCAAACTGTCCAATGCCATGGCACGCGCCCTGCACAAGCACATCATGCGCGAGCGAGACCGCAAGAGACAAG AGGAAGAAGAAGTAGACAAAATGATGGAGCAGaagcagaaggaggaggaggaaaggaagaggaagaaagaggtggaggagagaatgTCTTTAGATGAGACGAAAGAGCAG ATCATGAAGATGGGGGAGAAGCTACAGGGGCTACAAGAGGAGAAACACCAGCTCTTCCTCCAGTTGAAGAAAGTGCTCCATGAGGAGGAGAAGCGACGGAGGAAAGAACAGAG TGACATGACAACCCTGACATCTGCTACTTACCAGCCCAGCATGGCTATCCACTCCCACTCAGGACAACACCTGCTCAGCATGCAAG CGAGTCAAGTGAGTCACGGCCGGTCTGCTGCTCTTCTTGGAGAACGCAGTAAACAGCTCTTCCAGTCCCCTGTCCTTCCG GGGCGTCACTACCAGAGCCAACCAGGGATGAGCTCCGGGGGCTTGGAGCATGGGCAGTatacagccagccaggcagcccaCGGCCCCTACGGCCAGCTCACCCAGGCACAGCACGCCTCTCCCTTCGCCCCCAGCCAGACTGTTCCTGTCAGCTACGCCAGCAGCTCACAGCTCAGAG GTGCCTCAGCCTTCCAAGCCATGCAGTACCTGCCTCACCAACAGCAGGGCTACGCTGTACACAGCCACTTTACCTCCCAGCCAG GATTTATCCCTAGTGCTGGGATCCCTCTGCAGAAGCAGCTGGAACATGCCAATCAACAATCTGGCTTCACTGACTCT AGTGCTCTACGGACCATGCACCCTCAGGCGCTTCATGCCAGTGCTGCAGGCCTGCTGCCTACCCCCTCCCTCGCAGTGCAGATCACTCCTGCCAAG TCTGGCTTGCCATACACCAATCCCCCCCGCCCGGCCTCTCCAGGAAGCTTCACCCATGGAACTCCTCCACAGCAGGCTCACCCA
- the gps2 gene encoding G protein pathway suppressor 2 isoform X2 — MTIKNDEELRGLSVRCLTLPQELAPPIPTIMPALLERPKLSNAMARALHKHIMRERDRKRQEEEEVDKMMEQKQKEEEERKRKKEVEERMSLDETKEQIMKMGEKLQGLQEEKHQLFLQLKKVLHEEEKRRRKEQSDMTTLTSATYQPSMAIHSHSGQHLLSMQASQVSHGRSAALLGERSKQLFQSPVLPGRHYQSQPGMSSGGLEHGQYTASQAAHGPYGQLTQAQHASPFAPSQTVPVSYASSSQLRGASAFQAMQYLPHQQQGYAVHSHFTSQPGFIPSAGIPLQKQLEHANQQSGFTDSSALRTMHPQALHASAAGLLPTPSLAVQITPAKSGLPYTNPPRPASPGSFTHGTPPQQAHPATFQSSPQPAPRHAYLSHSQSGQRFYHHTK; from the exons ATGACAATCAAAAACGACGAGGAGCTCCGTGGCCTGTCTGTCAGATGTCTGActctaccacaggag CTGGCCCCACCAATCCCTACCATTATGCCTGCTCTACTAGAGAGGCCCAAACTGTCCAATGCCATGGCACGCGCCCTGCACAAGCACATCATGCGCGAGCGAGACCGCAAGAGACAAG AGGAAGAAGAAGTAGACAAAATGATGGAGCAGaagcagaaggaggaggaggaaaggaagaggaagaaagaggtggaggagagaatgTCTTTAGATGAGACGAAAGAGCAG ATCATGAAGATGGGGGAGAAGCTACAGGGGCTACAAGAGGAGAAACACCAGCTCTTCCTCCAGTTGAAGAAAGTGCTCCATGAGGAGGAGAAGCGACGGAGGAAAGAACAGAG TGACATGACAACCCTGACATCTGCTACTTACCAGCCCAGCATGGCTATCCACTCCCACTCAGGACAACACCTGCTCAGCATGCAAG CGAGTCAAGTGAGTCACGGCCGGTCTGCTGCTCTTCTTGGAGAACGCAGTAAACAGCTCTTCCAGTCCCCTGTCCTTCCG GGGCGTCACTACCAGAGCCAACCAGGGATGAGCTCCGGGGGCTTGGAGCATGGGCAGTatacagccagccaggcagcccaCGGCCCCTACGGCCAGCTCACCCAGGCACAGCACGCCTCTCCCTTCGCCCCCAGCCAGACTGTTCCTGTCAGCTACGCCAGCAGCTCACAGCTCAGAG GTGCCTCAGCCTTCCAAGCCATGCAGTACCTGCCTCACCAACAGCAGGGCTACGCTGTACACAGCCACTTTACCTCCCAGCCAG GATTTATCCCTAGTGCTGGGATCCCTCTGCAGAAGCAGCTGGAACATGCCAATCAACAATCTGGCTTCACTGACTCT AGTGCTCTACGGACCATGCACCCTCAGGCGCTTCATGCCAGTGCTGCAGGCCTGCTGCCTACCCCCTCCCTCGCAGTGCAGATCACTCCTGCCAAG TCTGGCTTGCCATACACCAATCCCCCCCGCCCGGCCTCTCCAGGAAGCTTCACCCATGGAACTCCTCCACAGCAGGCTCACCCA
- the gabarapa gene encoding GABA(A) receptor-associated protein a has protein sequence MKFMYKEEHPFEKRRSEGEKIRKKYPDRVPVIVEKAPKARIGDLDKKKYLVPSDLTVGQFYFLIRKRIHLRAEDALFFFVNNVIPPTSATMGLLYQEHHEEDFFLYIAYSDESVYGDSQTEV, from the exons ATGAAATTCATGTATAAAGAGGAGCACCCATTTGAGAAGAGAAGATCGGAGGGGGAAAAAATCAGGAAGAAGTACCCAGATAGAGTGCCA GTGATAGTGGAGAAAGCCCCCAAAGCCAGAATAGGTGATTTGGACAAGAAGAAATATCTTGTACCCTCTGATCTTACAG TGGGACAGTTCTACTTCCTGATCCGGAAGAGGATTCACCTGCGGGCAGAGGATGCCCTTTTCTTCTTTGTCAACAATGTCATTCCTCCCACCTCAGCCACCATGGGACTCCTTTACCAG GAACACCACGAAGAGGACTTCTTTCTGTACATAGCCTACAGTGATGAGAGTGTCTACGGAGACAGCCAAACAGAAGTCTAG